The proteins below are encoded in one region of Oncorhynchus kisutch isolate 150728-3 linkage group LG14, Okis_V2, whole genome shotgun sequence:
- the LOC109904476 gene encoding LOW QUALITY PROTEIN: histone-lysine N-methyltransferase SETDB1-like (The sequence of the model RefSeq protein was modified relative to this genomic sequence to represent the inferred CDS: inserted 1 base in 1 codon; deleted 2 bases in 2 codons) produces MHPTLRLSHHLVLIEEEIKIDTMVLARRRTKTWHHGRITEIKPTGKNTPNHRKWRWTLARRGGACCQGHHIAFDHTAPLEQLYVGVRVVAKFKDVHQSLFCSGILAELPNRKNSMRYERKDRCRRLWEDIEDEANREFIKDYIKVYPNPPMARYRPGQPINVGFEGGPEEGRVEQIDCSLLCVVYKDDEHKEWLYRGSLRLEHKANMKKRVEESKETRPNAGGTTPLGRPYGQNRSTDESSVITAKGSVTFNLHRCCSACLECIRSKVEAKHCGLNPLLIPLLCEFHQMKGRRRVNNKTYFHIYYQSPCGLRLSNMTAVQDYLQQTRCDFLFLDMFCLDPFVSVTTTHQPRPYKINILDLTLGRENQPLSCINGLGNTRLISVIYNKQRVAASGVSLNTSSDFLVGCNCTDGCRNVSSCSCHQLTIQATAVSPGGPEDINVGYEHKRLEKRHSTGIYECNALCRCDPRVXTHRVVHHSLQLRLQLFMTVGKSWGIRYLDDVAKGTFICTYTGIIMNKKSLGIEGNMYVVNLNHIEGAESKESYESETRCSDNESGSEEESIEDVNSEHDDCDDEGKDEEEGNSEKSSDV; encoded by the exons ATGCACCCAACCCTGCGACTCAGCCACCACCTTGTCCTCATAGAGGAGGAGATCAAGATTGACACGATGGTCCTGGCCAGGAGGAGGACCAAGACCTGGCACCACGGCAGGATTACAGAAATCAAACCAACAGGTAAGAACACACCCAACCACCG AAAATGGAGATGGACTTTAGCGAGAAGGGGAGGAGCATGCTGTCAGGGACACCACATAGCCTTTGACCACACCGCTCCACTGGAGCAGCTGTACGTGGGCGTGCGAGTGGTGGCCAAGTTCAAGGATGTCCACCAGTCCTTGTTCTGCTCTGGCATTCTGGCTGAACTCCCCAACCGAAAGAACAGCATGAGGTATGAGCGTAAAGatcgt TGCCGGAGGTTGTGGGAGGACATAGAGGATGAGGCCAACAGGGAGTTCATCAAGGATTACATCAAGGTGTAC CCCAACCCGCCCATGGCCCGGTACAGACCAGGCCAGCCCATCAACGTGGGGTTTGAGGGGGGTCCGGAGGAGGGTCGA GTAGAGCAGATCGACTGCAGCTTGTTGTGCGTTGTCTACAAG gaTGACGAACATAAGGAATGGTTGTATCGAGGCTCTTTGCGCCTGGAGCATAAGGCCAACATGAAGAAACGTGTTGAGGAGTCAAAGGAGACACGGCCCAACGCTG GGGGGACCA CACCCTTAGG GAGGCCCTATGGCCAGAACCGTTCAACCGACGAGTCGTCTGTTATCACGGCTAAAGGTTCAGTCACCTTCAACCTCCACCGTTGCTGCTCAGCCTGCCTGGAATGCATCCGGTCAAAGGTTGAGGCCAAGCACTGTGGACTCAACCCGCTGCTCATCCCCCTGCTCTGCGAGTTCCACCAAATGAAGGGCCGCCGCCGGGTCAATAACAAG ACTTATTTCCACATCTACTACCAGTCGCCGTGTGGCCTCCGCCTGAGCAACATGACTGCGGTGCAGGACTACCTTCAACAGACCCGCTGTGACTTCCTCTTCCTGGACATGTTCTGTCTGGACCCCTTTGTGTCTGTGACCACAACCCACCAACCCCGGCCATACAAGATCAACATCCTAGACCTGACGCTTGGCAGGGAGAACCAGCCGCTGTCCTGCATCAACGGACTCGGCAACACCCGGCTAATCTCAGTGATCTACAACAAGCAGCGCGTGGCGGCCAGTGGGGTCTCCCTCAACACCAGCTCAGACTTTCTGGTGGGCTGCAACTGCACCGATGGCTGcaggaacgt GTCGTCATGCTCCTGTCACCAGCTGACCATCCAGGCCACAGCCGTGTCACCGGGTGGCCCTGAGGACATCAACGTTGGCTACGAACACAAGAGGCTGGAGAAACGGCACTCCACAGG TATATATGAGTGTAATGCACTGTGCCGCTGTGACCCACGGG TGACCCACCGGGTGGTGCACCACAGCCTTCAGCTGCGGCTACAGCTCTTCATGACCGTGGGGAAGAGCTGGGGAATTCGCTACCTGGATGACGTTGCCAAGGGCACCTTCATCTGCACTTACACTG GGATAATCATGAACAAGAAGAGTTTGGGGATAGAGGGCAACATGTACGTGGTCAACCTGAACCACAtagagggagctgagagcaaggAGAGTTACGAGAGTGAGACGCGCTGCTCCGACAATGAGTCAG GTTCAGAAGAAGAGTCCATAGAAGACGTCAACAGTGAGCATGATGACTGTGATGACGAGGGCAAGGATGAGGAAGAGGGAAACTCCGAAAAGAGCAGCGACGTATGA